A segment of the Lathamus discolor isolate bLatDis1 chromosome 9, bLatDis1.hap1, whole genome shotgun sequence genome:
TGCTCCAGTGTCCTGTGTGGGTCTGACAGCATCCCCACTGCTTCCCTTGCAGCTGACGAGGATCTCGAGCAGGGTGCGTGTGCTGGAGGAGCAGTGCAAGGCCTCGCAGCAGAAGGAGATCCTGGTCTACTCCGTGCTCATCTCCGCCTGCCTCATCAACACGTGGCTCTGGATGAGGAGATGATTCCTTGTGCCCTGACCTCTCCTGCCGGGCGCTGGCAGGGTGGCTGAGGGCAGAGCGAGGATCCCTGCTCGTGTACTTCCAGCCAGTAAACCCGTGAATCCATGTGTTTCCTCTGACCTTGACCTGCTTTTTTCACTGTAGGCCCTTGAGGATCTGTGTCCTTTAGACCCTGATGACAATGAAGGTGCCATCCCTCTCCCGTGCTCTAGCATCAGAGGTGGGTGAGGGAAGCGATGAAGCTGGACCTTGTGccacagcagctggagatgggTGTCGGGGAGAGGTGGGGTACTATGGCCCGACAGGTATAGtcccagggctgggctgtggctgcagaTGCTCTCTGTATCCTAGCAACCACCTTATATGTTTGATGGGGTCACTGCTTCTGTGGGAAGCTGCTGTGAAGAGCCCAGGTCCTGTGGCTGACACAGGAGGTGCGCAGAGCAATGGAAGACCTCTGGCCCTTGGGCTGTCTGCCAGAGGAGGTGCAAACCCAAGGCATTGAGTGTTTGTGGACACGGGGTCCTGTAACAGTCCTAAATGCTGGTGGGCCCAGTCCCCTGATTCGGTCCCAGCTTGGATAACCCAGTTCTGACCCCATAAAAGTCCTCAGCCAACTGCTGGGGTCTGTTCCTTGTCTTGCACTCCAAAACCTGCGGAGTGGTTGAGTGTCTTTAAACTGCTGATGggcttccttctcttccttgtgCCGCTGCTCTTGGGTGGAGGTTTGCTGCCAGGTCTCCCACCCCATagcccctgctccaggaggtacggagctggaggagccagcagttcccatccctgctgctgtgcaacCATCTTCTCGGCTCCTGTCCTGCTGGAAGCACTTCAGCAGCGTGTTTGCGAACGTTCAAATCCAAAGTGACTGTAAGAGCGTTGCGGAGGTCTGGGCTTATCCTGCAGCTTGGCTCTTTCCCAGGGAGATTTAAATGGGAAGCCTCCCCATGGTGACTCTCTGGATTATAAGACCTCGTACCGACAGTGATAGCACCAGACAGGCCATGGAAAATTGCCCATTTGGGCAGCAGTAGATATTTGTTAGGTTGCCAATGCCAGAGGGCAGGATTGCTCCAGGTCTGCTGCCAAGCTGTACCTTCAGCCATGGTGCACGAGCACAGGTGAGGGGAATCCTTGGCCTGGATGCTCTTTAGCCAAAACCCAGCCCAGCTCAAGAGCtttgccatttctttccttctgtggaGTTCAGTAACACTTGGATCTGAGGTGACTTTTGAGATGCTTTTGGGGGTTCACCCAGCACATctgctggagctgtgcctgcGGGCTCTGGGGCACGCTTTGGCACCTCTCTGTTCTACCTATCAGTAATTGTAGCTGCACCTGCAGGTCACCCAGATGTCCCAATAGCTTATTCACAGACATGAATGCTTGGGTGTTTTCTGCCTGCATCCATGACTGTAAATCTGGTAGCTGGACATTAACTAATCAATAGCTGTCCTACATGTAATTGCAGGTCTGAACCTGTGGCTGAGAGCTGAGCATATTCATCATATCATCTGAGATATATTGCAGATGCGCGCCAGGATAGTGTGGTGTGGTTCCTATGGCTTGTGGCTCAGGGATGTGGTCAGGGTTACCAGGGGGCCTTACACAATGGGTCTGTAtaaggggctgctgctgtgtgacTTGTGCCAGGAAAGGAGGTGAAGAGTTTGCCTGGTTTCTCTTCTCAGAGAGGTTTGGAAGAAGCTTGTGTAGGGTTTTCTTTAAGCTGTATTTTAGGATGAGAAGGGCTGACCCTTTTGGGGACACGACACCTTCAAAGTGAGAATTGAAGGTGTCTGGAGGAGACATGATCAAACTGTATGTGTTTTCAAAGGCAGGTGAGAGGGGATACAATACGACTTTTATGTAAGGTTTAAATCTGGAAATGCTGACCCGTGAAATGCACATTTTAATAAAGACCGTGTGTTCCGGATGTGTTGGGGTGTGATGACTTTATggatttcctttctctcttccctgcctTCTCCTCCGAGCTCTGCCTTGTCCCAGGGCAGCACACGTGGCAGTGCTGGGTGTCTCCTGGGGTCACTGCCACAGAGATGTGCATGGCAAATAACGTGTCTTGTGCACCATGGTGCTCGAGGGAGCTGTGAgggagcagctcctggagctgcttttgaaggcagcagcaggcagggagcaaaaGGAGAGGTGGAAGCGGGGACATGTGCCACTGCCGGTGCTCCTGGTCTGTGGTCCCCAGGGCTGAGGACAAGAGCAGGGTGATGTGCCCCTTGCTGCTGCGTGCTCACCCCACCAAGGCTGCAGAGCATCCCTTTCTACCTTCAGGCTCCCTGCTGCCCGGTGTTCAGTGAGATCAGAACAAGTGGAATTAAAGcctttgaaggaaaataaaaggtaaacCTCTGATACCAAAGGGACTCCTGGTGCTGGTGCTTTCAGATcagcctggcacagggtgcAGGACTCCATGCACATAGCAGGGGCTGATTAGGCAAGAGGCAGGTAAAAATTAACCTCTTCCTTACTGCCTTGAGGGTGCAACTTCTTTGCTAACTGGCTGTGATATTAGAATGGGTttgtgaagaaaatacaaaggaagaaaCTGGTGAAAGAAGCATTTCGTGATTACCTTCAAACACTGTGGCTGTCTTTGCTGGGACTCCGGAGCAGCACATTTGGTCCCTGAGCGTAAGGAGAGGTAAATGGATGGGGGGGGTGTTAAAATGTGTTTACTTCTGCAGATCTTCCATGAGAGCAGTAGCTGTAGCACGGCCTGTGAAGTAGGGAAATGGAATCACAGGATTgttagggctggaaggggcctcttgagatcatctagtccactTCTTCCCTAGGGAGCAGAAGTAGGCAGCCCAGGACACAATCCTGGTGCAGCCCCTTGTGTGCAGGACCTGGGGGTCTGCTGGCTCTGCCTGCCCCTGGGTGGGCAGTGAGGCTTCCCTAAGGTTTGCTGGGGCCTCGGGAGCCACTGGACCCAGACCTACTCAGGATGGCTGCAATCTCCTGCTGGGTTCTACCCTGAGAGGTGTCTGGGGTCCCTTCAGCCACTGAGGAAGTGACAGGGGGAGAAAGGGATGCGTGGGTAGGGAAATGGAGCGTCCTTGATCAACAcgtttccctcctcccctttcaTCCCCCAGACACAAAGGCTGGCTGCTATTAACAGCTCTGAAGTGCGCCTTGGTGCTCAGGATgttgaggatgctcaggggatgGGTGTGCTGCAGTGACGATCACCTGCATGTGCATCCTGCAGCgctgctcctctgcttggccagggagaagggcaggagtgcagcagctctgctttcccgGCTTGGCTTTGCAGCTCAACACTCGTTTGTGAAAGGCTTCAGGGGACACCAGGCTCGTAAGTGGGCAGTGGTGGCCTCTCAGCAGAGGCTTCACTGTGCCTAGGGGTGTGCGACTGCGGGTGCGTGTGGTGGGGATGGTGTCTTTGTGCGTGTTGGCAGAGCTGTACAAGGCATTGCTTTCCCCAGGCAGAGCCTTGCTGTGTGAGCATGAGTGTGTGGCCTCCAGGAACCTGCCTTATCCTTGCAATAGAGGTCTAACGGGTGTGCTGTGTGCGCAAgggggagcaggcagggtggGGATACATGGTCTGGGTAGGGCTGGGCAATGCCTGTGTGCCTTTGGGTTTATGTATGTGcaaatctgtgtttctgtgaggTGCTTTTGCACTGCGTGGTCTATAGTGGggcacagcagagcagtgagggctgtgtgtggtgctggggctgagcaAGCCCCGTGGGCATCTCTCACTTATTAGAGACAAACCCTGGTGAAATCCCACAGCtccacagcagcctctgtgtGTTAATGTGGGgtcttctctgctgctctctgaagcCAGGCGGTAGCTCCTGCCAGCAGGAACCTCAGCAAGACTCTCTTTAAATGGCAAACCTTCATGTCCAACACGGGGCGGAGATACGGGGTGATGAGAGATGGGGCTCTCTGGGCAGGGCACCAGCAGGTTCCAGTGCCCTGGGGAAGGAGAGCACTTGCTCGGGTGCAAACACCCTTGTACACAAAGTCATGCACgacagcatctccctgccaggCCTGGCCTTGTGCTTGCACCCCTTACAAGTCTATTTTCTCACCCTTgggcaggcagtggggctgagaGCCATGGGCTTGTTGTCATGCCATGACTCACTGGGGATGCTGTTGCCCCAGCAATGGCTGACGAGCCAGCAGCATCTTTGATGGGGTGATGTGAGATCTCTTGGGGAGGGTGAAATGCTCTGCAAGACTTAACACAGCATCAGCAAGGGCTGGGGGTGGAAAACACCCCATGGGGTTTGACCCTCTCTTCCTATGCTGTGTCCAAACCACATGAGGTGTCCTGCACGGCTGCTCCTGTGGCTGtcttctgctctctgcaggtCCCTTGGGCAGGGTTTGTGCCTATGGTCTCTTCACATGGAGGATGATGGCCAAGAACAACAGTGTGCAGAGCTCACTGGCCAACCACCACCACTGCCCGCCTGGTCAAGCCCAGGTGGAGGGGACGGGGCTCACCACGAGGTCAGGCTGGTCcctggtggggctggggggggaggcagggtttggggggggggggatcagCTCTGTGAGTGGCTGAGACCCAGcatgggcagggctgggatgcCCAACATGCTTCCTCCCATTCACCCGGCTGTGGGTGGGTGCCATGATGGCACAGCGTGGCTGAGGTCCCCCTCTTTCCTTGCTGCAGGACCTGCTCAACCCAGGCTGACAcctcagagctgcagagaggaaCTCCCTCGAACGGAGGGGAGCAGCCGCCTGCCTCTGCTTTCCAAGGCAGGAGAACCTTGGCCAGGTACCTGCATGCGAGCCTGAGCCTTCTGCACCTGGCTTTGACCCTGGGGTCAGCATCCCCTCCTGCTATACGACATTCAGTGGCTGCAGGGACCAGCATCTGTGAATGGTGCCATGGAGAGGGCTTAAGGAGGGAATGGCTTCATCGCATCTGTGGGCCTGGGGAGGCAGGCAGCCTCCCTCTGTCCCATCACCCGTGCTTTCCTCATGTCCCTGTGGGAATGGCAGCAGGACTGGGGAAGGAGCCATGGGACTCTGACAGGGTGAGCTCTCTTGCTCATATTCTCGGTCCCAcgccacagaatcatagaatagttaaagctggaaaggaccttaagatcaagttccaacccctctgccgtGTTAGACCCTGCAGAAGCAGTTCTGGATGGGAATATCAGACTTtagaggaagccccttgctttaaagctgccctcttcctccttttgttgttgtttcattACTAGCCCCCAGCTCCCTGGGTCAATGCCCTCCTTTTCTGCATGAGCTAAGGCGGgcgcttgaggcccctgcacaggctccccctcagctcccctgACCTTTCAGCTGCcgacagcgtcccgcagctcagccgcTGCCGCCGGGGGACCCGCACCAGGGAGCGCCGAGTGCGGCCCTGCCCACCGCGCCCCCTCCCCTCCCAAGCCCAGCGCAGGCACCCTCTGCGCCCGGGCTCCGCGCTGCAGCCTCCGCTCCCATCggcgctgccaccgccggggcagccggaGCAGAGCTCCCGGGGCGGCCTTCACCCGCGCGGGCCGCTCGCCGCAGCCCGGCCAAGTCCTGTCGAGGGCTCGGGGCTCCCTCGGGGCTGCCCCGCTCAGAAAGGAGGCTCCTGGGCGATGAGCTTCCCCTCGCCCTGGTGCTGAAGGCtcctctggagctgctcccctCGGGAAATGACCGAATGAGCATCACTGcgagggaggagaaaggaaacgGGGTTTAGAGGGAGCTGTGAGCGTTTTCGCCTCTGGTTCTGAAGCCTTCTCCTTGCTCTGCAGACGCCTCCTgactcttcccctttcccccatCCAGGATAGTCcggctggtgctggtgctgagggACTGGGCCAGCAGGAGCTTGCACGAGGAGCAGCAAAAGCCAGACCCCTTCCTCGAGCGCTTCCAGGGCACCGAGTTCCAGGCAGCGGCTGCCAGGATTGCCAGTGACCTGCAGGATGAGGAGGCTGAGGAAGGAAACAAGAAGTAGGGTCGCTTTCCTGTGGCCACAGCCATCCTTGGCTTGAGACAGCCATGCATCGGGCTTGGGGGCTCCAGCAGTGATGGCCGATGGAggtggatggggatgggaaaggGAGCGGTAGGATGCAGTGGTGAGAAAGGTCCTCCCTGCCCTCTCCAGCCAGCCTGGCACATAGGACCTGGTAGTCTGTCCCTGGGGAAAAGACCTGGACTGTTCCTTACCTATGTGGGCTTCTCTTCCCTGGTCCATGCCCTGGTGGGAAGCACACATTGCATGGCTTGTGACAGCTAGCAGAGCTCCCCGTTTCCAGAGCAGTTCAGCACCAGGGTTGGTGTTCAGAGGCAGCCCTGGGTCTGTGAGGAGATGTACCTTCAGCTTTTGTGCATATGGGGAGCCGGGGACAAGGCAAGGGATGTGGGATCTCCACACAGGAGACCAGAGCAAGCACAAACACATGGGGTTTGCCAGTCTCACTCACCATCTGCGGGATGAAGGGAGTGTGTTTGCTGCCCTGGCCTCCCCAGGAGCAGACGCTGTGACGGCAGCTTTGTGAAAAGGCTCTTTCAAATCCAGCCCTTTCATCTCCTCCGCTCTCACTCCTGGTGCAAAGCTGTAACCTGGCTTTTCTTCTGCCGGCTGATTAAAGGGCAAAGCTCATGGACTCCTCTGTACCCTGCCATTATCCGTGGTAATTAAACCACCAAGAAGTAATTGTTTTCTGTAGGAGAAAAAGATCTGAGCCTTGTCTCTGGGCCTTTACTGGGCATGGAAAGAATTGTTCTGCCCTGTGAGGTTAAGGGGAGATTGTTAATTATCAGAGGGAGGTGAAGCATGTCCTGAAAGGGCTCTTGGTGACAGTGGACTCATGAGGACACGGTTCtagcttctgctgttttctggtCCTCATCTCCACAGGTAAGTAACATAAGTAAGTAACCACAGGTAACTCAATGTGAGCTGCCGTTCACAGCCATGGGAGACTCCATGGTTGCAAAGGCTTCAGGAAGAGGCAGATTCCCTCTTCCTGGGCTAACCCAGAGCTCTGGTttccacctgccatgggcagcactGGTGATTTAAAGCTGGAATTACCATTATCAGCATTGTTGTTGAGGTTATTAGTGCTTGTGGGTGTCACAACAGAAGTGTCTGGCTGCGGGTGGCAGTGCTTCCCGTGCACTGGTGCTGTGTGTCCCCGGGACCAGGAAGTCCCTTTCTCAAAACCCATTAAAGTTGCTCTTTCTGAGCAAAAGATAAGCACTTCTAATGGGGAAGCTGGACCGCCCGCTTGTCTCTGCTGTATCCAGAGGGAGTGTGAAGGACTGCTGCTGGGTTTGTGCCGAGTGCTGCTCCCCATGTTCCGGGCACCACGAGTGCTGCCGCCTGTGCCGCTGGGGAAGGGGACTTCAATGCAgaggttttgcttttgaagCTGTCAGAAGCAATGGGGTGGGCACGGGGAATCTGTTGGCaagtgggttgggttttttcctatcGCTGGAGGGAGTTTTCCATGTTCAAaagcaggaaaggagggaggggaaggaggagttTTGCCCTACCAGGCTGCAGCCACTGAGCTTATCTGCCCAGCTGCAGAGTTTCTCTTCCCCCCAGCTTCTCTGGTGAGATCTGGCGACTGGAGCACACACAGCTAATCTCAGAGTCCCAAGATGAGTAGGATCAAACACTTGGGAGCAGTTCAAAGGCTGGACCAGGGctgagcaggctgcaggcaggcagctacAAGCAGCGTGGTGATGGCAGCATTGCAATGCCAGCTGCCCTGGGTTGCTGCTCTGGGGCTTGGGCATCTCTTGGTGCTCTCACTGATCTGCAGAAcactttccttcctgctctaATTGATCTTTTAAGATCTGTCTGGCATGGATCCGAACCTCATCTGGGAGAGGCAATGTCGTGTAACAACAAGTTTTCTGATCATCTGCTTCCATACATCTGTTTCTGGCTTTGCCACTCAGGTGCTGGGGGTATGTAGGCTACAAGCTCTGCCTTACTGTCCTACAGTTTCCTCTTCTGGTACATTACTGAGCCCAGTTTTAGGGATAAAGAAGCTTCAACAGTGCTGGATGTTTTTGCTCAGCGCTGCTGGGATTGGTTTTATCTTACAGACTGGTGCTCAAGCTGCAGCTAAGTTTTAAGCCAGTCCAGTGCAAGGGTTAAAGGATGGTTCCTTCCAaccttattttctgtatttagcCCTTTATTTATACATTGCCAGCTCTGGTTTCTCTCTGGTTCCAGGAAGAAATGGCAGATCTTTGTGGTGGACCCTGCAGGGGACTGGTATTACTGCTGGCTGGCTGTCGTTGCAGTTCCTGTCCTCTATAACTGGTGCTTGCTCGTAGCCAGGTGAGTTGGGAGGTTGTAGGCTCCCTCTCTCCTCTATTCCTCCTGTTCACCTGGTTGTCATTGCTCAGCTGGTATCAGACAAATGACACTGGTGGTGCTGGGGTGGGTACGAACCTAAAGGAAAGGGATCTCCTGCTATCTCTGTGACTTCTATGGTGCAGAGACAGAGCATCCATCCTTTGGCcctggttggaaaggaccatgaTTTTGGGGTAAAGCTGTAAGGTATATCTGGGAGGTGGTTTCAAGACATTGCTTCACCTATGTGAAGAGAGGACAgggttttcagagaaaaaaaggagaagaggggCAAATGGGTAAGCCCTGTTGCAGAGTTAGGAGCCTCAGAGTCAGCCTATTCAGCTGTAATAACTGGAGATGATATGGAGATTTGTTGGTCTCACCACCCTATTTTATGACCTTTCTCCAGGGCTTGCTTCAATGACCTGCAAGAGAACTATCTTGTCCTCTGGCTGGTGCTAGACTACGTCTCAGACTCTATCTACATTGGGGACGTAGTGATCCGCCTGCGCACAGGTAAGCAGAAACAGACCCCTGGCTTGTGAGTGCTCTGCTTTAATCCCCTAGAAGTGGAGATGATCTGCCAGGGACAGACCTAATCTACAGCTCCATTAGAAGGAGGGTTTTGTCTCCCTTGGCACTCGCTAATAGGAAGCAGTCTCCACAGAAAGAATCTAATGAGAAAAATCTGAGAAATGAAGTAAGTTTCAGAGTGAAAGATTAATCATCCCAGCTTCCAACTTCCCCTTTGAATAATTGTACAAGATTACCTGCGTTGCTATTAGTATTCGGGCATAGTTGAAGGTCTGTATCTCTGATTTTGCATCAGTTCAGCTAATGAATTATCTACATGGGAAAacagcagaatttagtgttcTCAGAATGTGGCAGTAGCTGTACATTTCTGTTAGAACTGCAATAATTCATGACCTGGCGGATGGAAACCTTTGTGTCCCCATTTCTTCGTGGCAACAAACTAAATCCCTAAGTGGTATCTTTAGGTGGCTTTTGCCAGATGAAGGGCTTGCGTGGTAACAAAAGCTTGTAAATGGAGTAGGTCAGGAGTAGGTCAGGTGGAAATGGTAGTATTTGGATGACCCTGTGCATACATGTGCATGTCATCCCATAAAATGTTTCTCAAACGCATCCACAAACCCTGCAGTAGAGTTGAACATTAGCCAAGATAATTCTGTCGTATGCTTGTCCGTTAGGTTTCTTGGAACAGGGGCTCCTGGTTAAGGACACGAAGAAGTTACGGGATAACTACATCCACACCTTACAGTTCAAGCTGGATGTTCTCTCCATCCTGCCCACAGACCTGGCGTACTTCACTGTGGGATTGCACTGCCCTGAGTTGCGTTTCAACAGGCTGCTCCGCTTCTCCCGCATGTTTGAGTTCTTCAATAGGACCGAGACCAGAACCAGCCACCCCAACATCTTCCGCATCAGCAACTTGGTTCTTTACATCCTGGTCATCATCCACTGGAACGCATGCATATATTATGCCATCTCCAAGGCCATAGGGCTTGGAAAGGACAGCTGGGTCTATCCCAACATCACAGACCCTGAATACAGTAATCTGACTCTGGGGTACGTCTACTGTCTCTACTGGTCTACCTTGACTTTGACGACTATTGGAGAGACCCCTCCGCCTGTGACTGATGAAGAATACCTCTTTGTGATCTTTGATTTCCTCATTGGTGTCCTCATCTTTGCCACCATTGTGGGGAATGTGGGATCCATGATATCCAACATGAATGCCACTAGGGCAGAGTTCCAGGCAAAAGTTGATGCTATCAAACACTACATGCAGTTCCACAAGGTCAGCAAAGACATGGAAACCAAAGTCATCAAGTGGTTTGACTACGTGTGGACCAACAAGAAAGCAGTAGACGAACGGGAAGTCCTCAAGAATCTCCCTGATAAGTTAAGGGCAGAGATTGCCATCAACGTTCACCTGGAGACACTGAAGAAGGTGAGGATATTCCAGAACTGTGAGGCAGATCTActggtgga
Coding sequences within it:
- the CNGA2 gene encoding cyclic nucleotide-gated olfactory channel — its product is MMAKNNSVQSSLANHHHCPPGQAQVEGTGLTTRTCSTQADTSELQRGTPSNGGEQPPASAFQGRRTLARIVRLVLVLRDWASRSLHEEQQKPDPFLERFQGTEFQAAAARIASDLQDEEAEEGNKKKKWQIFVVDPAGDWYYCWLAVVAVPVLYNWCLLVARACFNDLQENYLVLWLVLDYVSDSIYIGDVVIRLRTGFLEQGLLVKDTKKLRDNYIHTLQFKLDVLSILPTDLAYFTVGLHCPELRFNRLLRFSRMFEFFNRTETRTSHPNIFRISNLVLYILVIIHWNACIYYAISKAIGLGKDSWVYPNITDPEYSNLTLGYVYCLYWSTLTLTTIGETPPPVTDEEYLFVIFDFLIGVLIFATIVGNVGSMISNMNATRAEFQAKVDAIKHYMQFHKVSKDMETKVIKWFDYVWTNKKAVDEREVLKNLPDKLRAEIAINVHLETLKKVRIFQNCEADLLVELVLKLRPQVFSPGDYICRKGDIGKEMYIIKEGKLAVVGDDGTTQYALLTAGSCFGEISILNIKGSKMGNRRTANIRSLGYSDLFCLSKEDLMEAVTEYPDAKRILEERGREILIKEGLLDESATEESMEGKSMEERLDSLALNLDTLHTRFGRVLTEYNDAQKKLKQRITVLESRMRQQDLEDFSDSSDSLLEDEVKALLGGTP